One Methanobacterium formicicum DNA segment encodes these proteins:
- a CDS encoding ZPR1 zinc finger domain-containing protein yields MSKMLADCPLCNSHQSVEVTTKTEKIPYFGEIMESTMLCSECGFKHADTICIDQKEPVKYTLSVGKENLNSRVVKSQSTTITIPEIGLKVEPGPQSQGYVSNVEGVLNRFEKAVKTALSWAEEDPVKMNAAQILEDLEEVKNGAKKVTMIMEDPFGHSVIVDEAAVKSGLSEEEIKKLKTGFTTFENEELELDRDSE; encoded by the coding sequence TTGAGTAAAATGCTTGCTGACTGCCCACTGTGCAACTCACACCAGAGTGTGGAGGTCACCACCAAAACTGAAAAAATCCCTTACTTCGGGGAAATCATGGAATCAACCATGCTTTGTAGTGAATGTGGATTCAAACACGCTGACACCATTTGCATTGACCAGAAAGAACCAGTTAAATACACCCTGAGTGTGGGAAAGGAAAATTTAAACTCTCGTGTGGTTAAATCCCAATCAACCACCATAACCATACCGGAAATAGGACTCAAGGTGGAACCAGGACCCCAATCCCAGGGATATGTCTCCAATGTTGAAGGGGTTTTAAATCGGTTCGAAAAGGCCGTCAAAACTGCCTTATCCTGGGCTGAAGAGGACCCGGTGAAAATGAATGCCGCCCAGATACTGGAAGATTTGGAAGAAGTGAAAAACGGTGCCAAAAAGGTCACCATGATCATGGAGGATCCCTTTGGGCACAGTGTTATCGTTGATGAAGCAGCAGTTAAAAGTGGGTTAAGTGAAGAAGAGATTAAAAAGTTGAAAACTGGTTTCACTACCTTTGAGAATGAAGAGTTGGAACTTGACCGTGACTCTGAGTAG
- a CDS encoding 3H domain-containing protein — MRKPYVILIGSASGIGKSTIASELAKELGIKHLIETDFIREIVRGIIGPDYAPALHKSSFDAYVTLKDKQRFDGNTANLISAGFEEHASFVIPAIEKVIKRAVDDYDDLVIEGVHLVPGFLDIEKFKKDASIHFFVLTADEEVHKERFVKRAMKIKRGGKHMEYFKENRIINNYLVKQALEHRVPVINNLDINETKKRMLSLIKEICKEMIFQHSVDQLELETDIILNKYGGRIMDVSYFLPGFGEPLRRKVNVYDPSEAKRFIQQLQENPKRKKDLEGLYELSGNVHRHRICAPDEESLEAMIKELENKGLLYQINKD, encoded by the coding sequence TTGAGAAAACCTTATGTTATACTCATTGGTAGTGCTTCCGGAATTGGAAAATCAACCATTGCTTCAGAGTTAGCTAAAGAGCTGGGAATTAAGCATTTAATTGAAACTGATTTTATAAGAGAGATAGTGAGGGGTATTATCGGCCCTGATTATGCTCCAGCTCTGCACAAGTCTTCCTTTGATGCCTACGTAACTTTAAAGGATAAACAACGATTTGATGGTAATACTGCCAATTTAATCAGCGCAGGATTTGAAGAACATGCCTCATTCGTTATTCCCGCCATTGAAAAGGTTATAAAAAGGGCGGTGGATGACTATGATGACCTGGTAATTGAAGGAGTGCACCTGGTTCCTGGTTTTCTAGACATAGAGAAGTTCAAGAAAGACGCATCCATCCATTTTTTTGTGCTCACTGCTGATGAAGAAGTGCATAAAGAGAGATTCGTTAAAAGGGCCATGAAGATAAAAAGAGGTGGTAAACACATGGAGTACTTCAAAGAAAACCGGATCATCAATAACTATCTGGTGAAACAGGCTCTGGAACATCGCGTCCCGGTTATCAACAACCTGGACATTAACGAAACCAAAAAAAGGATGCTCTCCCTGATTAAAGAGATCTGTAAAGAAATGATATTCCAGCACTCCGTGGACCAGTTAGAACTGGAAACTGATATAATCCTCAATAAATACGGTGGTCGTATAATGGATGTTTCCTATTTCCTCCCTGGTTTTGGAGAACCCTTACGTAGAAAGGTGAATGTTTACGATCCTTCGGAAGCCAAACGGTTCATTCAACAACTGCAGGAGAATCCTAAACGTAAAAAGGATCTGGAAGGACTTTACGAACTTTCGGGAAATGTCCACCGCCACCGGATCTGTGCCCCGGATGAAGAAAGTCTGGAAGCCATGATCAAAGAACTGGAAAATAAAGGATTACTTTACCAGATTAATAAGGATTAA
- a CDS encoding roadblock/LC7 domain-containing protein, translating into MIERILKDLGRINGVSGSLVVGKDGLIIESEVPTDIDSELVAAMASAVFGTAERSAEEMKHDPLQQVMIEGSKGKTLMIDAGEGILVVIAEVDINLGLIRIEMRRSAERVIEFLT; encoded by the coding sequence ATGATAGAAAGAATACTTAAAGATTTAGGACGGATAAATGGGGTTAGCGGATCTTTAGTGGTTGGAAAAGATGGTTTGATAATTGAGAGCGAAGTACCGACAGACATAGACTCTGAATTAGTTGCAGCAATGGCTTCAGCTGTTTTTGGTACTGCAGAACGTTCGGCTGAGGAAATGAAACACGACCCGCTGCAGCAAGTCATGATCGAGGGTAGTAAAGGTAAAACCCTCATGATCGATGCCGGTGAAGGTATACTGGTTGTGATTGCCGAGGTAGATATTAACCTGGGTTTAATCAGGATCGAAATGCGGCGCAGTGCTGAACGAGTAATTGAATTCCTGACCTGA
- the sepF gene encoding cell division protein SepF, translated as MKDIMDYLKKNLGLEEEEGNDDQETIIVPEHSFYEIVLMKAHNLDEFDYALAQVLEEKNPIIMDISILEKNSTEDFKLAGEKLKAFRDNHGGEAILLCKNGRNIIIVTPAEIKLIRK; from the coding sequence ATGAAGGACATCATGGATTATTTAAAGAAAAATCTTGGTTTGGAAGAGGAGGAAGGGAATGATGATCAGGAAACCATCATTGTCCCGGAACACTCCTTCTATGAAATAGTTCTAATGAAGGCCCATAACCTTGATGAATTTGATTATGCTCTGGCCCAGGTTTTGGAAGAAAAAAATCCCATTATCATGGACATCAGTATCTTGGAGAAAAACTCCACCGAAGATTTTAAACTGGCCGGTGAAAAATTAAAGGCATTCCGGGATAATCATGGAGGAGAAGCTATTTTACTGTGTAAAAATGGTAGAAATATTATAATAGTCACTCCCGCCGAGATAAAATTGATCCGAAAGTAA
- a CDS encoding DUF1611 domain-containing protein, giving the protein MYSVTSVEDLQELNPFIIIGCGGGGEKFSNFTGIESVGFIDDSKKKQGQEFCNHIISSSLAEVVDNTDARSVAIMLPIGAEGSALKYAVQAIDLGLNVVCSFRSLSLDCNQSLLAFAQSKGVQIKEISSRLDVIRSIFGTAPESCTEILPKLDYKPETPVVFVGGTSQECGKRTTTRILGKTAQEMGLNAGVISTDEMGLEQPADLNFRAGSLSVMDVASAVMGSIKYLEEKKNPDIIFVEGQSSLTERGNPHPRGLSAAILVGAQPDATIVCHRFNHPYRQPVGIAEEIKAIEAVEPTKVVGISLNLRNFTDDKSSLFSQCQEKYGLPVADIYQGGASILLDAIIQYTGIGDVEK; this is encoded by the coding sequence TTGTATTCTGTAACTTCTGTTGAGGATTTGCAAGAACTAAACCCCTTTATAATCATCGGTTGCGGTGGTGGTGGGGAAAAATTCTCAAATTTTACAGGCATAGAATCTGTTGGCTTTATTGATGATAGTAAGAAAAAACAAGGTCAGGAATTTTGTAATCATATAATTTCATCCAGTTTAGCTGAAGTGGTAGATAATACTGATGCCCGCAGTGTGGCCATAATGTTACCTATTGGTGCCGAAGGATCAGCACTGAAATACGCGGTACAGGCTATTGATCTGGGTTTGAATGTGGTATGTTCGTTTAGATCGCTTTCACTGGACTGCAATCAATCATTGTTAGCTTTTGCTCAGTCTAAGGGTGTTCAAATAAAAGAAATCAGCTCCCGTCTCGATGTTATCCGATCTATATTTGGAACCGCACCGGAAAGCTGTACAGAAATCCTTCCTAAACTTGATTACAAACCGGAAACACCGGTAGTTTTCGTGGGAGGAACATCCCAGGAATGTGGGAAGAGAACCACCACTCGTATTTTAGGAAAAACAGCACAGGAAATGGGATTAAATGCAGGTGTCATATCCACTGACGAGATGGGTTTGGAACAACCCGCTGACCTGAATTTCCGTGCCGGTAGTCTGTCGGTGATGGATGTAGCCTCAGCAGTAATGGGGAGCATAAAATACTTAGAAGAGAAAAAAAATCCGGACATAATATTTGTGGAAGGACAATCCAGTCTCACTGAAAGGGGAAACCCTCATCCTCGAGGATTATCTGCAGCCATACTGGTAGGAGCACAACCCGATGCCACCATTGTTTGTCACCGGTTCAACCATCCCTATCGTCAACCTGTGGGAATTGCCGAAGAAATAAAGGCAATAGAAGCCGTGGAACCTACTAAAGTAGTGGGAATCTCTCTTAACTTAAGGAACTTCACTGATGATAAGTCCAGTTTATTTTCCCAGTGTCAGGAAAAGTACGGGCTTCCTGTTGCCGATATTTATCAGGGTGGAGCGTCAATATTATTAGATGCAATTATTCAATATACAGGTATAGGGGACGTTGAAAAATGA